In the genome of Myroides phaeus, one region contains:
- a CDS encoding immunoglobulin-like domain-containing protein, with amino-acid sequence MKKYILVSALALSGVLLTSCQSKENKVDQVEENVQTSNDEMTNKELADKVTFKAVKEVYAEAPDMLKVKMKNNSDYTLNMGTDYSIAVLKDGEWTDFDMTGTAFTLMLQIVPIDEEVTFEMSLFKDVFTYEKGTYRFTKTINGGEHSFQKSVEFTIE; translated from the coding sequence ATGAAGAAGTATATTTTGGTTAGTGCATTAGCTTTAAGCGGTGTATTACTTACAAGTTGTCAATCGAAAGAGAATAAAGTTGATCAAGTAGAGGAAAATGTCCAAACATCGAATGATGAGATGACGAATAAGGAGTTGGCAGATAAAGTAACGTTTAAAGCTGTTAAGGAGGTTTATGCTGAAGCACCAGATATGTTGAAAGTAAAAATGAAGAATAATTCTGACTACACATTGAATATGGGAACGGATTATTCAATTGCAGTTTTAAAGGATGGGGAGTGGACTGATTTTGATATGACAGGTACTGCTTTTACATTGATGTTGCAGATTGTGCCAATTGATGAAGAGGTTACTTTTGAGATGTCTTTATTTAAAGATGTTTTTACTTACGAAAAAGGAACTTATCGTTTTACAAAAACAATAAATGGAGGAGAGCACAGTTTTCAAAAATCAGTTGAGTTTACAATTGAATAG
- a CDS encoding 1-acyl-sn-glycerol-3-phosphate acyltransferase, with the protein MKKLLGKIMLGITGWKLQMNDVSIKGAKKSILICVPHTSNWDFYYSLACFWIIGVPFKMFIKDYYTKSWFGFFFKALGCIGVDRTKRQNLVEYAVTLINEADEIAMINTPEGTRGYSDRWKQGFYQIAKQADIPIALCYADYKKKECGIMKLVKVEDKTFEQVLDEIAPYYSKEMAKYPENFNPKFY; encoded by the coding sequence ATGAAAAAACTGCTTGGCAAAATAATGCTTGGTATTACAGGGTGGAAATTACAGATGAATGATGTATCTATTAAAGGTGCTAAAAAGTCTATTCTAATTTGTGTACCTCATACATCAAATTGGGATTTCTACTATAGTTTGGCTTGTTTCTGGATTATTGGAGTACCGTTCAAAATGTTTATAAAAGACTACTATACTAAATCGTGGTTTGGCTTCTTCTTTAAAGCACTTGGTTGTATTGGAGTCGATAGAACAAAAAGACAAAATCTTGTCGAATATGCTGTGACATTAATTAATGAAGCAGATGAAATAGCAATGATAAATACTCCTGAAGGAACAAGAGGTTATTCTGACAGATGGAAACAAGGATTTTATCAAATAGCTAAACAAGCTGATATTCCAATTGCATTATGCTATGCTGATTACAAAAAGAAAGAATGCGGAATTATGAAGCTTGTTAAAGTAGAAGATAAAACTTTTGAACAGGTATTAGATGAAATAGCTCCTTACTACAGCAAAGAAATGGCAAAATACCCGGAAAACTTTAATCCTAAGTTTTACTAA
- a CDS encoding metallophosphoesterase — protein METIPILGLVLVLCEFYTFQAVRQITKSKLMKRLYVIISVLVIAYIAYGLSQFDRHHAKNHQSMVAMALVVLVYLPKLLIALLLIFEDLTRIVRGIFSFFKRTKEERSKQESFLPGRRKFVANIALGVAAIPFLSVLHGITIGRYKFQVYKHIIEFEDLPEAFDGFKFTHLSDIHCGSFDNKEKIEYAIDLINQQESDALLFTGDIVNSIADEMVPWFDVFKKIKKYKYGKYSILGNHDYGDYVNWDTKEERDANFKAICDISPALGFKLLRNENVWFEKDGQRIALVGVEDWGVKFMQYGDLDKASEGVEAKDFKILMSHDPSHWDAQIRGHKKNFQLTLAGHTHGSQFGIEIPGFIKWSPIQYVYKQWAGLYENLGKYIYVNRGFGYHAYQGRTGIWPEITVIELKRKK, from the coding sequence ATGGAGACAATTCCTATTTTAGGATTAGTTCTTGTTTTGTGTGAGTTTTATACGTTTCAAGCAGTAAGACAAATAACAAAAAGCAAGTTAATGAAAAGGCTATATGTGATTATTTCTGTATTGGTAATAGCATATATCGCTTACGGTTTATCACAATTTGACCGTCATCACGCTAAGAATCATCAGTCGATGGTTGCTATGGCTTTAGTAGTATTGGTTTATTTACCTAAATTGTTAATTGCACTTTTACTAATTTTTGAAGATTTAACACGAATCGTTAGAGGGATATTTTCTTTTTTCAAAAGGACTAAAGAAGAGAGAAGCAAGCAAGAAAGTTTTTTACCAGGAAGAAGAAAGTTTGTAGCAAATATCGCTTTAGGTGTTGCTGCGATTCCATTTTTATCTGTATTGCACGGAATAACAATAGGGCGTTATAAGTTTCAAGTGTATAAACACATTATAGAGTTTGAAGATTTACCAGAGGCTTTTGATGGATTTAAGTTTACACATTTGTCTGATATTCACTGTGGAAGTTTTGACAACAAAGAAAAAATTGAATATGCTATTGATTTGATTAATCAACAAGAATCAGATGCTTTATTGTTTACAGGAGATATCGTAAATAGTATTGCCGATGAGATGGTACCTTGGTTTGATGTTTTCAAAAAGATAAAAAAATATAAATATGGGAAGTATTCAATTTTAGGAAATCACGACTATGGAGATTATGTAAATTGGGATACTAAAGAAGAGCGTGATGCAAACTTCAAGGCAATTTGCGATATTAGTCCTGCGTTAGGCTTTAAGTTGTTGCGAAATGAAAATGTATGGTTTGAGAAAGACGGACAGCGCATTGCTTTAGTTGGAGTAGAAGATTGGGGAGTGAAGTTTATGCAGTATGGTGATTTAGACAAAGCGTCAGAAGGCGTAGAGGCAAAAGATTTTAAAATTTTAATGAGTCACGATCCATCACATTGGGATGCACAAATACGCGGACACAAGAAAAACTTTCAATTGACATTAGCAGGGCATACGCACGGGAGTCAGTTTGGAATAGAGATCCCTGGTTTTATTAAATGGAGTCCAATACAATATGTTTATAAACAGTGGGCAGGACTATATGAAAACTTAGGGAAATACATCTATGTTAATCGTGGTTTTGGGTATCACGCCTATCAAGGTAGAACGGGTATTTGGCCTGAAATAACGGTGATTGAATTAAAGAGAAAAAAGTAA
- the rplM gene encoding 50S ribosomal protein L13, whose translation MESLSYKTVSANKATAQKEWLIVDAEGQNLGRLASKVAVLLRGKHKPSYTPHVDCGDNVIVINAEKINLTGNKLDDKTYIRHTGYPGGQRSLTAKVMQEKNPALLIEKAVKGMLPKNKLGAQLFRNLNVNVGVEHKHEAQQPKAVNLNEIK comes from the coding sequence GTGGAAAGTTTAAGCTACAAGACAGTATCAGCTAACAAAGCAACTGCTCAAAAAGAGTGGTTAATTGTAGACGCTGAAGGTCAAAATTTGGGACGTCTTGCTTCAAAAGTTGCAGTACTTTTAAGAGGTAAACACAAACCAAGTTATACACCGCACGTAGACTGTGGAGACAACGTAATCGTTATCAATGCAGAGAAAATCAACCTTACAGGTAACAAATTGGATGACAAAACTTACATCCGTCACACTGGTTACCCAGGAGGTCAAAGATCATTAACTGCTAAAGTAATGCAAGAGAAAAACCCTGCATTATTAATTGAGAAAGCAGTAAAAGGAATGTTGCCTAAAAACAAATTAGGAGCACAATTATTCCGTAATTTAAATGTTAATGTAGGTGTAGAGCACAAGCATGAGGCTCAACAACCTAAAGCCGTTAATTTAAACGAAATTAAGTAA
- the rpsI gene encoding 30S ribosomal protein S9: protein MGVIHKIGRRKTAVARVYVSEGTGNITVNKKDFKIYFPTGTLQYKVLQPLSLTENAENFDIKVNVYGGGTTGQAEAVRMAIARAMCEIDVENRAVLKPEGLLTRDPRMVERKKFGQKKARKRFQFSKR, encoded by the coding sequence ATGGGAGTTATTCACAAAATCGGTAGAAGAAAAACCGCTGTTGCTCGTGTTTATGTTTCAGAAGGAACAGGAAACATTACAGTAAACAAAAAAGATTTTAAAATTTATTTCCCAACTGGTACATTACAGTACAAAGTTTTACAACCACTTTCATTAACTGAAAATGCTGAGAACTTTGATATTAAAGTAAATGTATACGGTGGAGGAACAACAGGTCAAGCTGAAGCAGTGCGTATGGCTATCGCTAGAGCAATGTGTGAAATTGATGTTGAAAACAGAGCTGTATTGAAACCAGAAGGTTTACTTACACGTGACCCTCGTATGGTTGAGCGTAAGAAATTCGGTCAGAAGAAAGCTCGTAAGAGATTCCAATTCTCTAAACGTTAA
- the polA gene encoding DNA polymerase I — MANKNRLFLLDAYALIFRGYYAFIKNPRINSKGLDTSAILGFMNSLLDVIKRESPDHLAVAFDNGGSRDRVALFPEYKANRDATPEAIKIAIPYIKEILTAMHIPIVEEKGYEADDLIGTLSKQAEKEGYEVYMVTPDKDYAQLVSENIFMYKPARMGNGIEIWGVDKVKEKFEVEHPLQVIDYLGMMGDAVDNIPGLPGVGEKTAKKFLKEYGSMENLLANTNQLKGKMKENIEANIEKGLLSKKLATIMLDCPVQFNADNYVLEKPDIEKSEALFNELEFRRMKEQFDKIFNDGREVTPTPVTEVKAVAQQDEQFSLFGVPNDSDDTTSNSYFATLETTKHVYQVCNSPMAIRLLVQNLMQQKSVCFDTETTGLDALNAELVGIAFSFEKGTAFYVPVPENQEEAKKLVQQFNPFFESEDIEKVGQNLKYDIKVLKQYGISIKGPLFDTMIAHYLINPDMRHNMDVLAETYLKYTPQPIVDLIGKKGKNQKTMRDIDVELVKEYASEDADITMQLKETFQPKLVETLTADLFKNIEVPLVKVLADMEAEGIRLDIDFLQSLSGTLDSDIKELEQRIYSEAEEEFNLASPKQLGDILFEKLKIGGPKPKKTKTGQYATGEEILSDLAPKHEIVRDILEWRQLIKLQNTYVDALPKVVDPKTNRVHTEYMQAVAATGRLSSNNPNLQNIPVRTERGRLVRKAFVARDENYVLLAADYSQIELRIIAALSQEPNMIESFKKGEDIHRSTAARVFNVPLEEVTKEQRSHAKTVNFGIIYGVSAFGLSNQTNLSRAESKELIDTYYATYPKLKDYIASQIDFARENGYVQTILGRRRYLKDINSHNAVVRGAAERNAVNAPIQGSAADIIKIAMINIHNRLTNENWQSKMLLQVHDELVFDVYKDELNKLKEMVKSEMEKAFQLEVPLVVDLGTGLNWLEAH, encoded by the coding sequence ATGGCTAATAAAAACCGCCTTTTCTTATTAGATGCCTATGCCTTGATCTTTCGTGGCTATTACGCATTTATCAAAAATCCAAGAATCAACTCGAAAGGACTTGATACTTCAGCAATATTAGGTTTCATGAATTCCCTTTTAGATGTTATCAAAAGAGAATCTCCTGACCACTTAGCTGTTGCCTTTGACAATGGAGGAAGTAGAGATCGCGTGGCTTTATTTCCAGAATATAAAGCAAACAGAGATGCAACTCCTGAAGCTATTAAAATAGCTATTCCTTATATCAAGGAAATACTTACGGCTATGCATATTCCAATTGTAGAGGAAAAAGGATATGAAGCAGATGACTTAATTGGAACTCTTTCTAAACAAGCAGAAAAAGAAGGTTACGAAGTTTATATGGTAACCCCTGATAAAGATTACGCACAACTTGTTTCTGAAAATATCTTTATGTACAAACCTGCTCGTATGGGTAATGGTATTGAGATATGGGGTGTAGACAAAGTAAAAGAGAAATTTGAAGTAGAACATCCTTTACAGGTAATTGATTACTTAGGAATGATGGGAGATGCTGTAGATAATATTCCTGGATTACCAGGGGTTGGTGAAAAAACGGCAAAGAAATTTCTTAAAGAATACGGATCAATGGAAAATCTTTTAGCTAATACAAATCAGCTGAAAGGTAAAATGAAAGAAAATATTGAAGCTAATATTGAAAAAGGACTATTGTCTAAAAAATTAGCTACAATTATGCTTGATTGTCCTGTACAATTCAACGCTGATAATTATGTTCTTGAAAAACCAGATATTGAAAAATCTGAAGCTCTATTCAATGAATTAGAGTTTAGAAGAATGAAAGAACAGTTTGACAAAATTTTCAACGATGGTAGAGAGGTTACTCCTACTCCTGTTACTGAAGTAAAAGCAGTTGCTCAACAAGACGAACAATTCTCTTTATTTGGAGTACCAAATGATAGTGATGACACAACTTCAAATAGTTACTTTGCAACACTTGAAACAACGAAACACGTTTATCAAGTTTGTAATAGTCCTATGGCTATTCGCTTGTTAGTTCAAAATTTGATGCAACAAAAAAGTGTTTGTTTTGACACTGAAACAACAGGACTTGATGCTTTAAATGCAGAATTAGTTGGTATTGCTTTTTCTTTTGAAAAGGGAACCGCTTTTTATGTTCCCGTTCCTGAAAACCAAGAAGAGGCCAAAAAACTTGTACAACAATTTAACCCTTTCTTTGAGTCAGAAGATATCGAGAAAGTGGGACAAAATCTAAAATATGACATCAAAGTATTAAAGCAATATGGTATTTCAATAAAAGGACCTTTGTTTGATACAATGATTGCTCATTATTTAATTAACCCTGATATGCGTCACAATATGGATGTTTTGGCAGAAACGTACTTAAAGTACACGCCACAACCAATTGTTGACCTTATTGGTAAAAAGGGTAAAAATCAAAAAACAATGCGCGATATTGACGTTGAACTGGTAAAAGAATATGCTAGTGAAGACGCTGATATTACAATGCAATTAAAGGAGACTTTCCAACCCAAATTAGTTGAAACATTAACTGCCGATTTATTTAAGAATATTGAGGTTCCTTTAGTTAAAGTTTTAGCCGATATGGAAGCGGAAGGAATTCGCTTAGATATTGACTTTTTACAATCTTTATCTGGTACTTTAGATAGTGATATTAAAGAATTAGAACAGCGCATTTATAGTGAGGCTGAAGAAGAGTTCAACTTGGCTTCTCCAAAACAATTAGGAGATATCTTATTTGAGAAATTAAAAATTGGAGGACCAAAACCTAAAAAGACGAAAACAGGTCAGTATGCAACAGGTGAGGAAATCTTAAGCGACCTTGCTCCAAAACACGAAATTGTTCGTGATATTTTAGAGTGGAGACAGCTTATTAAATTGCAGAATACCTATGTAGATGCATTGCCAAAAGTTGTTGACCCAAAAACCAATAGAGTACATACAGAATATATGCAAGCAGTTGCGGCAACAGGTCGTTTAAGTTCAAACAACCCAAACTTGCAAAACATACCTGTGAGAACAGAAAGAGGTAGATTAGTAAGAAAAGCTTTTGTGGCACGTGATGAAAACTATGTGTTACTGGCTGCCGATTATTCTCAGATTGAATTGAGAATTATTGCTGCGTTGAGTCAAGAGCCAAATATGATTGAATCTTTCAAAAAAGGAGAAGATATTCACCGTTCTACTGCTGCTCGTGTATTCAATGTTCCTTTAGAAGAAGTTACTAAAGAACAGAGAAGTCATGCAAAAACAGTAAACTTTGGAATTATCTATGGTGTTTCTGCTTTTGGATTGAGTAATCAAACAAATCTGTCTCGTGCTGAAAGTAAAGAGTTAATCGATACATACTATGCAACTTATCCTAAGTTAAAAGACTATATCGCTTCTCAAATTGACTTTGCACGTGAAAACGGATATGTACAAACAATATTAGGTAGAAGACGTTACTTAAAGGATATCAATTCACACAATGCTGTAGTTAGAGGTGCTGCAGAGCGAAATGCAGTAAATGCACCGATACAAGGTAGTGCTGCTGATATCATCAAAATAGCAATGATTAATATTCACAATCGATTGACAAATGAAAACTGGCAATCTAAAATGCTATTACAAGTACACGATGAACTTGTCTTTGATGTATACAAAGACGAACTTAATAAATTAAAAGAAATGGTAAAATCAGAAATGGAAAAAGCATTCCAATTAGAGGTTCCTTTAGTGGTAGACTTAGGAACTGGACTTAATTGGCTTGAAGCTCATTAA
- a CDS encoding efflux transporter outer membrane subunit, with translation MKKQTLYRVLPVALLALTMQSCFVAKTYDRPEVIDEQQYRSDKISQDTLSMANMSWKELFSDPILVDYIEKGLENNLDIRIALQNINAAQAYMQQGKWGYAPTLNLGANYTHSNQSKNSITGQMIGYTRVKNDLYDVTGSFSWELDVWGKIRSNKRAFAAGYLQTVSAHQAVKTQLISTISTTYFQLLALDQQKKVTEQTIINRTNSLETIEALKEAGKVNEVAVKQTQAQLFNAKALLIDLETNIKLTENAFSILLGGTPDKVERGSLLDQKLNTDLSVGVPMQLLSNRPDVRAAEYGLVNAFELTNVARSNFYPSIRLTANGGLQSVDFSKLFDTNSFFANIIGGLTQPLFNGRQIRTQHQVAQAKQETAYLTYRKAILNASKEVSDALYSFENSTNKLTLKKQEYEAYEKATEYSEELLVNGMATYLDVLTARESALAAQLAYINTELSQLTSIVQLYRAVGGGIK, from the coding sequence ATGAAAAAACAAACATTATATAGAGTATTACCGGTTGCGCTTTTAGCACTTACTATGCAGTCTTGTTTCGTTGCAAAAACGTATGATAGACCTGAAGTAATTGATGAGCAACAATACCGTTCTGATAAAATATCTCAAGACACTCTTTCTATGGCAAATATGTCATGGAAAGAGTTATTCTCTGACCCTATTTTAGTTGATTATATCGAGAAAGGATTAGAGAACAACTTAGATATTAGAATAGCATTACAAAATATTAATGCTGCTCAAGCATATATGCAACAAGGGAAATGGGGATATGCTCCTACATTAAATCTTGGTGCTAACTATACACACTCAAACCAATCTAAAAACTCTATTACAGGGCAAATGATCGGTTATACAAGAGTAAAAAACGACTTGTATGATGTTACAGGTTCATTCTCTTGGGAACTTGATGTATGGGGAAAAATTCGTAGTAATAAAAGAGCTTTTGCTGCTGGGTACTTACAAACTGTATCTGCTCATCAAGCTGTGAAAACTCAGCTTATTTCTACTATTTCAACAACTTATTTCCAATTGTTAGCTTTAGACCAACAAAAGAAAGTAACTGAACAAACTATTATCAATAGAACAAACAGTTTAGAGACTATCGAAGCGTTAAAAGAAGCTGGAAAGGTTAATGAAGTTGCTGTTAAACAAACACAAGCACAGTTATTCAACGCTAAGGCTTTGCTTATAGACCTTGAAACTAATATCAAACTAACAGAGAATGCTTTTAGTATTTTATTAGGTGGAACTCCTGATAAGGTTGAAAGAGGTAGCTTACTTGACCAAAAACTAAACACAGATCTTTCTGTTGGGGTACCAATGCAATTATTAAGCAATAGACCTGATGTAAGAGCTGCTGAATATGGTTTAGTAAATGCTTTTGAATTAACTAATGTAGCTCGTAGTAACTTCTACCCTTCAATCCGTTTAACGGCAAATGGTGGATTACAAAGTGTTGATTTCTCTAAATTGTTTGATACAAACTCATTCTTTGCTAATATCATTGGTGGGCTTACGCAACCATTATTTAATGGTAGACAGATTAGAACGCAACACCAAGTTGCACAAGCAAAACAAGAAACAGCGTATTTAACTTACAGAAAGGCAATATTAAATGCATCTAAAGAAGTTTCTGACGCATTGTATTCTTTTGAAAATTCAACTAACAAGTTGACATTGAAAAAACAAGAGTATGAGGCTTATGAAAAAGCAACTGAATACTCTGAAGAATTGTTAGTGAATGGTATGGCTACTTATCTTGATGTTCTTACAGCAAGAGAAAGTGCACTTGCCGCTCAACTTGCTTACATTAATACAGAATTATCTCAACTTACCTCAATTGTACAATTGTACAGAGCTGTGGGTGGTGGTATAAAATAA
- a CDS encoding thioredoxin family protein has protein sequence MSKFGDLVTAEVPVLIHFFAKWNEACTTMNPILHDVAAIMGDKLKIVKIDVEKNNELVEALRIKQVPTMMLYKRGTMIWRQSGVMDVNSLISVTKTL, from the coding sequence ATGTCAAAATTTGGAGATTTAGTAACGGCAGAAGTACCGGTGTTAATTCATTTTTTTGCAAAGTGGAATGAAGCCTGTACAACAATGAATCCAATCCTACACGATGTAGCTGCAATAATGGGGGACAAACTTAAGATTGTTAAGATTGATGTAGAGAAAAATAATGAATTAGTTGAAGCACTTAGAATTAAACAAGTTCCAACAATGATGTTGTATAAAAGAGGTACAATGATTTGGCGCCAAAGCGGTGTAATGGATGTTAATTCTTTAATCAGTGTTACTAAGACTTTATAA
- a CDS encoding polysaccharide deacetylase family protein yields MNLSRHIFPYLFPKYTWKRITDQKVVYLTFDDGPIPDITEWVLHLLEKYNIKATFFCIGDNVRKHPEVFKQIVAYKHRIGNHTFNHLNGWKNEKITYEENILLAHEEMAKHTILPKLLFRPPYGKIKQNQGKELLKRGYEIIMWSHISKDYDKNISSEKCYQNAISAIQPGSIIVFHDSIKAEKNLKYALPKTIEYLIKEGYSFGIL; encoded by the coding sequence ATGAATCTATCAAGACATATTTTTCCGTATCTCTTTCCTAAATATACTTGGAAGCGCATCACTGATCAAAAAGTTGTTTACTTAACTTTTGACGATGGCCCTATTCCAGATATTACAGAATGGGTATTACACCTATTGGAAAAATACAATATAAAAGCTACTTTCTTTTGTATTGGAGATAATGTTCGAAAACATCCTGAAGTATTTAAACAAATAGTAGCATATAAACATCGCATAGGAAACCATACATTTAATCATTTGAATGGATGGAAGAATGAAAAAATCACTTATGAAGAAAACATTCTACTTGCACACGAAGAGATGGCTAAACACACTATTTTACCTAAACTATTATTCAGACCTCCTTATGGTAAAATAAAACAAAATCAAGGGAAAGAACTTTTAAAACGAGGGTATGAAATAATTATGTGGTCACATATTTCAAAAGATTACGATAAGAATATCTCCTCTGAAAAATGTTACCAAAACGCTATTTCAGCTATTCAACCTGGTAGTATCATTGTTTTTCACGACAGTATAAAAGCTGAAAAAAACTTAAAATATGCACTACCAAAAACAATAGAATACCTTATCAAGGAAGGTTACTCTTTTGGAATATTATAA
- a CDS encoding TonB-dependent receptor, producing the protein MKAKITTLICLFSAALSVAQELPKYNQTTLDSIANSLDDIVIVASRKPTNISEIPGTVWVIPTQQIQQQYKNGVSLKEMLAILVPGLDIGSQGRSNYGQNMRGRSMLVMIDGVSLNSLRNISRQLDAIDPFNIAKIEVLSGASSIYGGNATGGIVNIITKKANNFGWGGDSEVSARSGFAGSTDRDLRVAQSLTYKNDKFSTRISAAFQDNGATYDANDEQIMADIAQTDLQYNRSLDLMGTASYNFNDAHKISALVQYYNSSFQGDKSAFLGDNLGAFTNADPSQISMRKGFRTDHKPGTERFMTNLSYNGNNILGGQDLYVQVAHRSEKLTFYPFPGTVKLPTEKRTYMSASQQNTHYTGIKAVMTKDINFLKFTYGVDLDFEKFEGNQNVFDHDKSLQSGGLVNQTVFTIPRYPTNNSFSFAAYAQAVYNITNQFQLSGGVRFQNTNIKIDDIVGSVQNTQVNMGYGQSADIIPGGKSSYNTTATNFGFLYKPTQNQQAWATFSQGVSLADPSKYYGYGTYNLNTTTQNWDLQSSLNVKDQPLNGIKTNQFELGYRFKTDSGFKGQISGFISHSNKNLSVDKKNFQVLLLDQKLRNMGIEAEVSYTKNGFLIGANTLIITSEVEKNDEWNKQDITTASPSKVIGYAGYAYNNWSFRVQSTQNMKLTDEAKNTIKAYNTTDLMVEYKLPVGKLNLGVQNILNTDYQSIWSKRAQTFYSVYNLPALFNYNGRGRTFTLTYSYSF; encoded by the coding sequence ATGAAGGCTAAAATTACAACCCTTATTTGCCTATTCTCTGCTGCCTTATCAGTAGCACAAGAGTTACCTAAATATAACCAAACAACTCTTGACTCAATTGCTAACTCTTTAGATGACATTGTCATTGTAGCTTCGAGAAAGCCAACTAACATCTCTGAAATCCCCGGTACTGTATGGGTAATTCCCACACAACAAATTCAACAACAATATAAAAATGGTGTTTCTTTAAAAGAAATGCTTGCCATTCTTGTTCCAGGATTAGATATTGGTAGCCAAGGGCGTTCTAATTATGGTCAAAATATGAGAGGTCGTTCAATGCTGGTTATGATTGATGGTGTTTCTCTAAATAGTTTGAGAAATATTAGCCGACAATTAGATGCCATTGACCCTTTTAACATTGCAAAAATTGAAGTATTATCAGGAGCAAGCTCTATTTATGGAGGAAATGCAACGGGTGGTATTGTAAATATCATCACTAAAAAAGCAAACAACTTTGGTTGGGGAGGAGATTCTGAAGTTTCTGCTCGTTCTGGCTTTGCTGGAAGTACAGATCGCGATTTACGAGTAGCTCAATCATTGACTTATAAAAACGATAAATTCTCAACGCGCATTTCTGCTGCCTTTCAAGATAATGGCGCTACTTATGATGCGAATGATGAGCAAATTATGGCGGATATAGCGCAAACAGATTTACAATACAACCGCTCTCTTGATTTAATGGGTACAGCAAGTTATAACTTTAACGACGCTCATAAAATTAGTGCTTTGGTCCAATATTACAACTCAAGCTTTCAAGGAGATAAAAGTGCTTTCTTAGGAGACAATTTAGGTGCCTTTACAAATGCTGATCCAAGTCAGATTAGTATGAGAAAAGGCTTTAGAACTGACCATAAGCCAGGAACAGAGCGCTTTATGACTAACCTTAGTTACAACGGAAATAATATTTTAGGAGGACAGGATTTGTATGTTCAAGTAGCGCATCGCTCTGAAAAACTAACTTTCTACCCTTTTCCTGGTACGGTAAAACTTCCTACTGAAAAACGTACATATATGTCTGCTTCCCAACAAAACACGCACTATACAGGGATTAAAGCAGTTATGACTAAAGACATTAACTTTTTAAAATTCACTTACGGAGTAGATTTAGATTTTGAAAAATTTGAAGGAAATCAAAATGTATTTGACCACGATAAATCACTTCAAAGTGGTGGTCTTGTAAACCAAACTGTTTTTACCATTCCACGTTATCCAACTAACAATTCATTCAGCTTTGCAGCTTATGCACAAGCTGTGTACAACATTACAAACCAATTTCAACTTTCTGGAGGTGTACGTTTTCAAAACACAAATATCAAGATTGATGATATAGTTGGATCTGTTCAAAACACACAAGTTAATATGGGATACGGACAATCTGCTGACATTATCCCAGGTGGAAAAAGTTCGTATAATACAACAGCTACAAATTTTGGATTCTTATATAAACCAACCCAAAATCAACAAGCTTGGGCTACATTCTCACAGGGAGTAAGTCTTGCTGATCCTTCAAAATACTATGGGTATGGAACATATAACTTAAACACAACTACCCAAAATTGGGACTTACAGTCGAGCTTAAATGTAAAAGACCAACCTCTTAATGGTATTAAAACCAACCAATTTGAATTAGGGTACCGATTTAAAACTGATAGTGGATTTAAAGGTCAAATATCTGGTTTTATTAGCCATTCAAACAAAAACTTATCTGTTGATAAAAAGAACTTCCAAGTATTATTATTAGATCAGAAATTGAGAAATATGGGTATTGAAGCAGAAGTTTCTTATACCAAAAATGGTTTCTTAATTGGAGCAAACACATTAATCATTACATCAGAAGTTGAAAAAAATGATGAATGGAATAAACAAGACATCACTACAGCGAGTCCATCTAAAGTAATTGGTTATGCAGGCTATGCTTATAACAATTGGTCTTTTAGAGTACAGTCGACTCAAAATATGAAATTGACTGATGAAGCTAAAAATACCATCAAAGCATACAACACAACAGATTTAATGGTAGAATACAAATTACCTGTTGGTAAGTTAAACTTAGGTGTACAAAATATCCTAAATACGGACTATCAAAGTATTTGGAGCAAAAGAGCACAAACATTTTACTCTGTTTACAACTTACCTGCTTTATTCAATTATAACGGAAGAGGAAGAACTTTTACTCTTACTTACTCGTACTCTTTTTAA